GATTTTGCAGTTCTATCAATCTTTAAGCTTTAAATGCTCTTATGGCTTTTTGTTTTGTTAGAGAGCGTTCTGCATTTTTCCATTTTGTCAAATAATCTTGAAAATCTCACATTTTCATTAATCGAATGTTTTCTAGTTAATTCGCAGTTCTTCCATCAAAAATTTATTCTTACAGTAATTTAAATCAATGACAAAATTATTGGTGATATACAATCACGCACGATGACTGTTTGAACAACTAAAAGTGTGTAATGTTAAGGATTATGAGATTCTAATTTTTTAATAATAATTATTGGACCAAAATTAAAGGATTTGACTGAATATTTAGAAAATAAAAATCATGTTTTACGGATGCGAAAGCAGGGATATGAACAGAGGTTTTGGGTTGTGAATGAACATGTGTATTTCTTGGGCTTCTCAGAGTTGTCTCTCTCACAAGCACATACACCCTTCTCAATCAAGATAAACTCGATCCATACCCTCTAGCTGTTTCTTAAGAGTCATTCATTTTATTCGGATTGGTATAAACGTCTGTGGTTTTTGTGGTAGTTATTGTTGGTGTGCCCCATGTTACTGGGTTGTATCTCCAGTAAATGGTGTTGTTGTCGCTACTTATTGATATATAATTAGGAACTTGTATGGAACCTATTACAAAGAGCGGATGTTTTGTCCAATCCCATCCATCATAAAAGTACCATCCACCTACAACTCTCTTATTGTTTAGGAATAAGGCGTAGAGTGTTATGTTTCCCATGCTCATGAAGATGTGCTCATTTTTGGTATATGATTCTAGTGCTATTACCTCCTGCTCACCATCCATAAAGGCTTGACTATTATCATTGATTAAGAGACCAATGTAACTTACGTTCGTAGTAATGTCGTGTATTTTATATGACCAGATATATTTGTTTTGGTGTAAAGATAAGTATATAGAAATAATGATCAGGTCATTATTATTCATGGATGGTGGACCACGTTCTGTTATCCACGTGTAGTTTGCTCCTGAAGAAATATTTGTAACTATCATTGCATATGTTAGCCATGTAGTACGGTTCGGTTCTATACCTATGGCCACTTGAAGGATTGTTTTTGATTGTGTCATTGCAGATAATACTATGTAAATTACTCCGTCGGTCTCAATTATTTGAGGTAATTTAATTATGGCTGTAATATTTTTTACTTCTGACCACCTAACAATTGTGCCATCTTCTAATTTAGCTCCATTTGGAATTACTACACCCAAAGCCCATGAACCTTTTAGATAAAATTCCCAATCAGAATTTGTATTGTTCAATACGTACATCGTGTATGCTAGGAGTATTATAGATAATATTACTATAAACAAAAATTTAAGTATGAATTCGTTTGTTTTCATGAATTCCAACCATTAAAAATCCGATCATTAATATAAGTGCACCAATAATTGCTATTAATGAGAATATTTGTATCGGAGTCACAAGTGGTTCGAGTATTGACGCAGTTACGGACGTAGGTTCATGTAAAATTGTAGATGAATAACCCCCCAGCGATCCAGCTATTCCTAAACCTAATGTAGAACCTAAGGTTCCAACATAGAGCATTACAATTCCGATGCTTAAAAGAAAGTTCATGATCCTTGTTGGTTGGTTTATATTTAACGTAATAACTGCAAGTCCTATGAAACCTAGACATCCAATAGCTATAAAAAGTATATACCCAATGATAAGCCAGACACCAGGTCCTCCACCTACTAAAATTCTTTGTAAAGTTTGAGATAAATTAATCGGTAATATGAAAAGTAAAGTCCAAAAAACAGCTATTATTGAGTTAATAATAGCTAACGTTGTAAACCTTTTGTATAACAAAGAATTCACATTTTTGTTAACTGAATTGCTCATTCAAATCACGTAAAAATAATAAAAAAAGTTAAATAAATTTTTATTTAGTTTTTCCTTTCCAATTGATTACGTATGCTAGTCCTCCCAGTAAGGCTCCGGCAGCTACCATTAATATGAAGGGTTCTATCATGTATGGGTATGGCGCTAGCACAAGTTCATGAACTTGTGCAATAGTTAAACCGCCACCGCCAACTGCTGTAGGTAAGAGCGCTGCGCCTCCTTGGTATCCAGCTATCATCATAAGCCATGTTGCTCCGATAACACCGATGTTCCCTAAAATCAAATGAAGCCATGCGAATATGCTAGTAATTCCTGAAAACGGTTTATTGAGAATAACTTCTATGTAATAGTAGAATAATGCAGTAATCGCTGTTGCTAAAACCCCTACAACTATGTAACTAATGTAACCAACAAATAACCATGTACCAGCGCTGCCGCCTGCAATAACCCTACTAGGTGATGGTGTTGGTTGTACTGGTCCAAAGAAGTATAAGGTCCAAATTGTTGCGAACAGTCCATTAATTATGGATGCCCATATCCATCTATTAGCCCATTTACTTTCTGTCATTTTATTATCACCACTAATATAGATAAAATTTGTTGAATATAAACTTTTCTAAGATTTTTAAGTTATATATTAATTTAAATTACATGATTTATATACAAATCTCTGTGATCTAAAATATAAAGCTATTTTACTATCGATTTTTGAGTTTTTGTACAAAGACCTGAGATCTAACTAAGTTTTGTGGAATATTTTTGAGACATGTCTAATTCTTAGTTAAGATAAAAATAAAATTTGTTTTGAGATAGTTATGATTTAGATTATCATAAAACACAAAGATTTATATTCATCGTTGTATAGCTGTTTATTGTGAGACTTATGGTTGAGAAGTCACTTAAGAATAGCAAAACTTATGAAAATCTTAAAGCAGGTTTTCAGGGAGAATCAATGGCTAATAGGAGATACCTTTACTATGCTAGGCTTGCAGAAAATTTGGGTCTAAAGGATATTGCTGAAGTTTTTAAGAAGACAGCTGATGCTGAAACTGGTCATGCTTTTGGTCACATGAATTTTCTTAAATCCGATCCAGTAGTTGGTACAGATATTAATACTATTGAGGACGCGTTGAGGGCTGCTATACAGGGTGAAACTTATGAGTGGACTCAGATGTATCCAGGTTTTGCGAAGGTTGCTAGGGATGAGGGGTTCGATGATATTTCTGAATGGTTCGAGACACTGGCTAAGGTTGAACGATATCATTCCCGACGATTCGATGAGGCTTTAGAAGAATTACAGAAATCGAAGGGTGTTAAGACTGAGATAGAAGATGAAGTGTTGGTTCATTAACTGGTGTAACTGATGAATATCTACAGTGTTGATGAGTTTCTTACTCCTGAAAAATATGAAAAAGTAAGAATCAAGAGAATAAAAGATATCGCTGAATTAAAAAAATCAAGACGAATTGATTATGGAGAACGTCTCAGTTTTTTGTTCGAGAATAGAGAAACAGTAAAGCATCAGATTCAAGAAACGATTTATTTAGATTATCTTCAACGTCCTGAGGATATTATGAAGGTAATTAATACTTATGAACCAATAGTTCCTAATTCTAATGAAATAAGCTTAACTGTTTTCATAAATATTTATAATGAAGAAGAAATGAGGACCTTACTACCCAAATTCAAGGGAATAGAGAATTCTATAGGTTTGAAGGTAGATGAGAAGAAGATAAACGGTGAACCTATATATCCTGAAAAAAGTAAAGAAACTACAAGAAGCATTCATTATTTAAAATTTAAGTTTAATCCAAGTGATCTAAATATTATAAAAAGTGCGAAGAGAATGAGTATTATCATAGAGCATCCAGAAATGCACAGTGAGATTGAAATCCCTCAAAAAGTTTTATTATCTGTGATTAGGGATCTTAATCTATAATTCTATTTTTATTATCATTCATTAATGGTAATAAATTTCAAAATAATTGTATATGCTAACAATTTGTACTTTGTATATATATTGTGTTATCTTTGTTCTTAGTTATTGGTTAGACCATATGTAATTGGTATTACTCCCTGTTGAAGTAGGAGATTCTTTGTTTCTCTGCTTAAGGTTTTCATTGTACCGAGTCCGAGCTGTATCAATCTAGTCCATGGCCTGCGTGAGAGTGACTTGCTTAAAATATGGACAGCATTTATTTAAGCTTCTCAACAATTCATCCCACGGTTTAAACCGTAGACTTTCTTACAAAGCTCATGTAATTATATTTAAGCTCATTGATAATTCATGGTTAAAACCGTATGCTTTTCTGCTGAATTTATGATGAAGTTATTAAGATTGATAGAATATTGAAAGAATTACTAAAATAATTATGGTGAATATTGTTGCATTATTTCTAATGAATAATGGCAAGCAGAGAAATGGTTTTCATTAACTTTTATGAGTGGTGGTTCTTCTTTTTTGCATTTGCCGGTTGCGAAGGGGCATCTAGGGTGAAATCTACAGCCGCTAGGTGGATTTTTTGGGTCTGCTATTTCACCTGTTATTGTTAACTTCTTTATACGTTTTCTCAGTGATGGTATTGATGATAATAATCCAATAGTGTATGGGTGTGCCGGCTTGCTTATTATTTCTTTAGTTGGTCCAATTTCCATAATTTTTCCTAGGTACATTACTGCTGTGCGTTCTGCTATTATTGAGGCAATTCCGAGGTCGTGTGTGATTAGTAATAGTGATGTCTTGTATTCTTTCTTAAAGCTGATTAATAATTCAAGGATTGATATTCTTAATGATACATCTATCATCGATACTGGTTCGTCTGCAACTACAAATTTTGGTTTTAGTATCATGGCTCGTGCAATCGCAACTCTTTGTCTCTGTCCTCCACTCAATTGATGCGGATATTTTACATAAAAAACTTCTGGAGGTATAAGACCAACCCGTTTTAGCATGCTCATTGTAGTTTGTTTTGCTTCGCTCCATTTGCTTAAACCATGTTCGATTAAAGGTTCTGCAATTATATCACCTATTTTCATTCTAGGATTAAGTGATGCATAAGGATCTTGAAATATGATTTGCAGGTCCTTTCTAAGTTCCCTTATTTTTCCTCCTTTAATGAAAGTTATGTCATTATTATTGAAGAAGATTTTACCTTTCGTTGGTTCGATTAATCTAATCACTAGTCTACCTGTAGTAGTTTTTCCGCAGCCAGATTCACCTACGAGGGCTAGTATTTCACTTGTGTTAACTGAAAAGTTTATTCCATCGACGGCTTTTACGAAGACGTTTTGTCTGCGCAATTTCTCTATGAGTGTTTGTTCGACTGGAAAGTATTTTGTTAAGTTTTCAACCTTTATTACTTCACTCATGTTGTTTTCCTCCTGAATAAAGCCAGCATGCTACTTCTCTTCCATCAACATTAATTTTAGGAGGACTTTTCTCTTTGCATAAAGGCATAACGTATGGGCACCTTGGATGGAATCTGCAACCACTGGGTGGTACTATAAGGTCTGGAGGGTTTCCTGGTATTGATTTTACTTCTTTTTCGCTCCATAAATCCGGTACCGAGGATAATAATCCGGAAGTGTATGGATGTAGTGGTTCGTTTGTTATCTTTTTAGTCTCTCCTAACTCAACAACTTCACCTGCATACATAATAGCTATTTTGTTACTTCTCTCTGCTGCTAATGCAATATCGTGTGTTATTAACATTATTGACATACCTTTGTTTATGAGGCTTTGCATGAGATCCATGATAAGGTCTTGTACGATAACATCTAATGCAGTAGTTGGTTCATCCGCAATTAACAATACTGGGTTTAATGCTATTGCAATAGCTATTGCGGCTCTTTGTCTCTGTCCTCCACTCAATTGATGCGGATAATATTTATATCTATCAGGAGGCATCCCTACTTCCTCAAGAAGTTTCATAGCTTTTTCTTTAGCATCATCTTTATTAGTTATACCATGTTCAACAAATACTTCAGTGATTTGATCACCAATACGGACAAGAGGATCCAATGATGTGAAAGGATCTTGAAAAACAAAACCTATTTTTCTTCCCCTTACTTTGCGTATTTTTTCCTCATTCATTTTTGTTAAATTCTCGTTTTCTAAAATGATGTCACCATCTACTATTTTACCTGGTGGTCGTAAGAGTCTAGGAATAGCGTGTGCAAGTGTACTTTTTCCACATCCAGATTCACCGACAATACTCATGAATTCATTTCTGTTTAACGCTAGTGAGATTCCATCTACGGCCTTGACTATGCCTCTTAGTGTATAATAATATGCTCTTAGGTTATTGATTTTAAGTAATTCTGGCATGTGTCATCTCCTCGGATTGTATATATCACTTAATGCTTCACCAATTAAGGCGAATCCAACTGAAAGTAATACTACCATCAAACCAGGAAAGAAACTAAGCCACCAGTAACCAGATAATACATATTCGCGCCCAACGTAAAGATCATACCCCCAGTCAGGAGTTGGAGGTACTACTGAATAACCTAAATAGCTGAGTCCTGCTTCTGTTAGAATAGCATCTGCTGCGCTTAAAGAAAAAATTACTACAAGTGTGGGTAGAAGGTTAGGAAGTATATGTTTTAGTAAGATTCTTCTTGTTCTAATTCCGGACGCTAATGCTGCTTCAATGTAAAGTTGTGCTTTTATTGATAGTGTTTGTCCTCTAATCATTCTATAATAAGTAGGAATGTAGACAAAAGCGATAGAAATTGCTGTATTTAAAGGACTAGGCCCAAGCATTAGTGCAACTACTATAGCTAGTAATAAACTAGGAAATGCATAAATACTATCCATGACTATTGAAAGCATACGATCCACAATACCACTAAGGAAACCTGAAATTAATCCTAATGGCATACCTATTGTCATTGAGATCATTGTCGATAATAGAAGTATTGATAAGATTGTGCGGGCTCCATAAACAATCCTAGAGAATATATCACGACCTAGGTTATCCGTACCTAATATGTGTGGATAATATGGTGATTGAAGAACATCAGATGATCCTTTAGTGGGATCATATGATGTTAATAGTGGAGCTGTAACAGCCATAATGGTAAACATTAGGATTATTATAAGGCCACTTATCATAAAACCTGTACGCCATCCTGTAAAACGTTTAACAATTCGTGAAAGAAGACCTCCCATAATTCCATGCCTAATAGTTACAGTCTGTGTATCATTCTTGCTGGAGTTCATACTTGATCACCTTAATAGCTTATTCTGGGATCTAAAAAGGCATAAATGATGTCTATTACTACATTAGTAACTGCTACAAATAATGCGAAAAATACTACGGCACCTTGGACAGCTGTATAATCAGTATATTGTATTCTTTCAACAATCATCGTGCCTAATCCAGGCCATGAAAATGTTGTCTCAGTAAGTATCGCACCCGTTAATAGTATAGCAAACTGTAACCCCATCATCGTCACAAGCGGAATAAATGCATTCTTTAAGCTATGAACCAAGACTTTTCTATCCCTAATTCCACGTGCAAAATATGCTAAAATAAAATCTTGACCCATTACATCTA
This region of Thermoprotei archaeon genomic DNA includes:
- a CDS encoding rubrerythrin family protein, producing the protein MVEKSLKNSKTYENLKAGFQGESMANRRYLYYARLAENLGLKDIAEVFKKTADAETGHAFGHMNFLKSDPVVGTDINTIEDALRAAIQGETYEWTQMYPGFAKVARDEGFDDISEWFETLAKVERYHSRRFDEALEELQKSKGVKTEIEDEVLVH
- a CDS encoding DUF3501 family protein, whose product is MNIYSVDEFLTPEKYEKVRIKRIKDIAELKKSRRIDYGERLSFLFENRETVKHQIQETIYLDYLQRPEDIMKVINTYEPIVPNSNEISLTVFINIYNEEEMRTLLPKFKGIENSIGLKVDEKKINGEPIYPEKSKETTRSIHYLKFKFNPSDLNIIKSAKRMSIIIEHPEMHSEIEIPQKVLLSVIRDLNL
- a CDS encoding ABC transporter ATP-binding protein, producing the protein MSEVIKVENLTKYFPVEQTLIEKLRRQNVFVKAVDGINFSVNTSEILALVGESGCGKTTTGRLVIRLIEPTKGKIFFNNNDITFIKGGKIRELRKDLQIIFQDPYASLNPRMKIGDIIAEPLIEHGLSKWSEAKQTTMSMLKRVGLIPPEVFYVKYPHQLSGGQRQRVAIARAMILKPKFVVADEPVSMIDVSLRISILELLISFKKEYKTSLLLITHDLGIASIIAERTAVMYLGKIMEIGPTKEIISKPAHPYTIGLLSSIPSLRKRIKKLTITGEIADPKNPPSGCRFHPRCPFATGKCKKEEPPLIKVNENHFSACHYSLEIMQQYSP
- a CDS encoding ABC transporter ATP-binding protein; translation: MPELLKINNLRAYYYTLRGIVKAVDGISLALNRNEFMSIVGESGCGKSTLAHAIPRLLRPPGKIVDGDIILENENLTKMNEEKIRKVRGRKIGFVFQDPFTSLDPLVRIGDQITEVFVEHGITNKDDAKEKAMKLLEEVGMPPDRYKYYPHQLSGGQRQRAAIAIAIALNPVLLIADEPTTALDVIVQDLIMDLMQSLINKGMSIMLITHDIALAAERSNKIAIMYAGEVVELGETKKITNEPLHPYTSGLLSSVPDLWSEKEVKSIPGNPPDLIVPPSGCRFHPRCPYVMPLCKEKSPPKINVDGREVACWLYSGGKQHE
- a CDS encoding ABC transporter permease — translated: MGGLLSRIVKRFTGWRTGFMISGLIIILMFTIMAVTAPLLTSYDPTKGSSDVLQSPYYPHILGTDNLGRDIFSRIVYGARTILSILLLSTMISMTIGMPLGLISGFLSGIVDRMLSIVMDSIYAFPSLLLAIVVALMLGPSPLNTAISIAFVYIPTYYRMIRGQTLSIKAQLYIEAALASGIRTRRILLKHILPNLLPTLVVIFSLSAADAILTEAGLSYLGYSVVPPTPDWGYDLYVGREYVLSGYWWLSFFPGLMVVLLSVGFALIGEALSDIYNPRR